A genome region from Etheostoma cragini isolate CJK2018 chromosome 4, CSU_Ecrag_1.0, whole genome shotgun sequence includes the following:
- the snai1a gene encoding snail family zinc finger 1a translates to MPRSFLVKNYFAKQKPNYSELECQNDTSLERYPFAELSPGDKTSTATCFTTGLVWDLSVLPALYLPTSQTEPSATPGPLDLSSPSSLSSSASSCGEEDEGRTSDPPSPEPVHTYAPRQRMKCTGVLPISPPEEEEETEAPVTAARPAFLCKHCPKEYTSLGALKMHIRSHTLPCVCTTCGKAFSRPWLLRGHIRTHTGERPFSCPHCNRAFADRSNLRAHLQTHAEVKKYQCGVCSRTFSRMSLLQKHSSSGCSSSMV, encoded by the exons ATGCCTCGATCTTTCTTGGTCAAAAATTACTTCGCGAAACAAAAGCCAAACTACAGTGAACTGGAATGTCAGAATG ACACTTCACTGGAGAGGTATCCTTTTGCTGAACTCTCACCAGGGGACAAAACCTCTACAGCCACCTGCTTCACAACAGGTCTGGTGTGGGACCTAAGTGTCCTGCCCGCCCTCTACCTGCCCACCTCCCAAACAGAGCCCTCTGCCACCCCAGGCCCCCTGGACCTCAGCTCCCCTTCCAGCCTCAGCAGCAGCGCCAGCAGTTGtggagaggaggatgaaggaCGCACATCAGATCCCCCCAGCCCTGAACCTGTACACACGTATGCCCCTCGCCAGCGGATGAAATGCACCGGCGTTTTGCCTATCAGTCCccctgaggaggaggaggaaacggAGGCCCCCGTCACAGCAGCAAGGCCAGCCTTTCTCTGCAAACACTGCCCAAAAGAGTACACCAGCCTCGGGGCTCTGAAGATGCACATCCGCTCACACACCCTGCCCTGTGTGTGTACCACCTGTGGAAAGGCTTTCTCCAGGCCATGGCTGCTGCGCGGTCACatccgcacacacacag GTGAGCGCCCATTCTCCTGCCCTCATTGCAACCGGGCCTTTGCTGACCGCTCCAACCTGCGGGCTCATCTGCAGACCCACGCTGAGGTGAAGAAGTACCAGTGTGGCGTCTGCTCTCGCACCTTCAGCCGCATGTCGCTGCTGCAGAAACACAGCTCCTCCGGGTGCAGCTCCTCTATGGTGTGA